One part of the Mya arenaria isolate MELC-2E11 chromosome 3, ASM2691426v1 genome encodes these proteins:
- the LOC128226825 gene encoding uncharacterized protein LOC128226825 produces the protein MSGRRKMTEREVKARLLNKKEERVLEKTFGTLNLEMGFTYNVLSLRVRTVKANYKRLRERADKLKSNLKPDEITMLRQLEEEGKFKPTSSFNVNAAMKIAAAAHRLNMYPEGIKRSKTMLSPRRQSSGEKLTTNRSNTDINLTKKRSNSVTGVFIDVPPPDNYERRNSVDLGKPQMASIRPVSAAVTSTFEKEDSSLDVKKAEVVRPSTSNILEREQTSMSRVSFKSTGKNSSSQDFTAYEATPRDKGRKKSAHDKLLLIDVTDESLDSGRQKIFEDRRHELLQDEHQFAKVLVKRKEDFLERIDTYLEENPPVRFHTPMLRVDLPPIDVNVDSDDDDVMKYSRRRRPGRTYDIKRTYTSEEEYKQQERELWKDMNKTRYLRVPDDMLDLSGVQTLAKDQLKLFRIMQSQDSARLVTKA, from the coding sequence ATGTCGGGGCGGCGGAAGATGACGGAACGGGAGGTGAAAGCGAGGCTCCTCAACAAGAAGGAAGAACGCGTGCTCGAGAAGACGTTCGGAACGTTAAATCTCGAGATGGGCTTCACGTATAACGTCCTGTCGCTGCGGGTACGAACCGTAAAAGCCAACTATAAACGTCTACGCGAGAGGGCAGACAAACTTAAATCTAACCTCAAGCCGGACGAAATCACCATGTTGCGGCAGTTGGAAGAAGAGGGAAAATTTAAACCTACCTCCTCATTTAACGTCAATGCGGCGATGAAGATTGCCGCCGCCGCGCACCGTCTAAACATGTACCCAGAGGGTATTAAACGTTCGAAAACAATGCTCTCCCCGCGGAGACAGAGTAGTGGTGAGAAATTAACGACTAACAGATCTAATACTGACATTAATTTGACGAAGAAACGGAGCAATTCTGTGACCGGCGTATTTATTGACGTTCCTCCGCCGGACAACTACGAGAGAAGAAATTCTGTTGACCTCGGAAAACCACAGATGGCCTCGATCCGCCCGGTAAGCGCCGCTGTCACATCGACGTTTGAGAAGGAAGATAGCTCACTCGACGTCAAAAAGGCAGAAGTGGTTCGCCCATCGACGTCAAACATTCTTGAACGTGAACAGACATCCATGTCAAGAGTTTCGTTTAAATCAACCGGGAAAAACTCATCCAGTCAGGACTTCACTGCCTATGAAGCTACCCCTCGTGATAAAGGAAGAAAGAAATCCGCCCATGATAAACTGCTGCTAATAGACGTCACTGATGAGTCGCTTGATTCAGGCCGTCAGAAAATATTTGAGGACAGACGGCATGAGTTATTGCAAGACGAACATCAATTCGCAAAGGTGTTGGTTAAACGAAAGGAAGATTTTCTCGAGAGAATAGACACATATTTAGAAGAAAATCCCCCTGTTCGATTTCACACTCCTATGCTAAGGGTTGACCTACCTCCTATTGACGTCAACGTCGATAGCGATGACGATGATGTTATGAAATACAGTCGGCGACGCCGGCCAGGACGCACGTACGACATAAAGAGGACGTACACGTCGGAGGAGGAGTACAAGCAGCAGGAGCGGGAGCTTTGGAAGGACATGAACAAAACCCGCTACCTCCGCGTGCCGGACGATATGCTGGATCTGTCAGGCGTCCAGACACTCGCCAAGGATCAGCTCAAACTGTTCCGGATCATGCAGTCGCAGGATTCAGCGCGGCTCGTTACCAAGGCTTGA